ACCTCAATAAAGTCAGCGACGGCGGTCATATGAGATCCCACTCAGAATGGGGTCAAAAAGCCAGTGGAAAAGGCGAATCAGATCGATCGCCGATACTTATCGTTTCGATCGCGAAAAGCCTGTTCACCCCCCTCAAGTATACTCTGGGTGTTCATTTTAACGTTCTCGTTATCAATAGAGCCACAAGTACTATAGAATCCACTTTGTCCGTTGGCGTCCATTACGATGATCTGCTCCGCGTCTCCCAGCACGGGAATGTTTGCATTATGTGTTGCGGTGATAATCTGCCGGTCATGTTTGATGGAGCGAACCAGCTGCACGACTTCAGAGAAGATGAACTTGTTGTCCAGCATATCCTCAGGCTGATCGATAATTAATGGAACATCACGCTCGATCATTGTGATCGAAAGCAATGTCGTACACTGCTGACCGTCAGACATTTCATCAAGCGATTTCCAGCCTCCGTCGTTCAGCTCAAAAATCGGCTCGTCTCGGACCTCAAGCAACTCAAGCTCTGTCAGCCGCTCGTTGAGGTCATCATGCGTGATAAAGTTCTCCGCACTAGTCGGTGGACAATCAGCCACCTCAGTGAGTCGATCGATATCATCTGTTCGAACGATCTCAGCGAGCGTACGTGGCTCAAATGTCTTTGCAATAGCTTCCTTATGCCTCGTGTAAACACCCGAACCCTCAAGGACGTGGTTGATCCAGTCGATATACTCTATTCGATTCGCTTGGCTTTCGAGTGAGACTCTTACGTCATTCAGCTCGCCGTTTAGTGCCGAAATACCGTCCTGACGTGCCTCCGTAAGCGCTCGCCGAGCCTCAGCTAGGTCACCGAACAGTTCGTCTTTCTGTGTTTTCGCTTTCTCCAGTTCCTTGCGCATCGTCTCCAATTCCTCTGAGACCCCGCGTAGCTCATGCATTTCCGAACGTATCTCGAAGAACTGGTCGACATCGACATCGATTTCCTCATGAATCTCGTCGGCAAGACGCGAGTGTTCTCGCTCCCGCTTCTTGTTGACTCGGTTCCATTCCTCTCGGACCTCACTAATTTCGGACTGAGCCTCAGCGACAGTTTCTTTTAGACTCTCCTGCAATTCTTCGATGTCGGCACGTAGATTCTCCACAATTGAATTGGCATCTTCCAACAGTTCTTGGTTAGGACCACTAGTTGGAGAGATCTCGTTGATGACATCTGTAAGGTCCATACTGCCCACTTTCTCATCGACTTCTTCGACTCCCTCAATCGCAGTAGCCAGGCTCGCACGCTCTTCTTCCCATTCTTCTTGGCCTTCGACGTACTCGTCAACACCCTTCTCACTCATCACCTCGATTTGTTCGCGGAGTGTTTCGTAGTGATGCGTTTTATCGATAAGTTGGTCGACTTCATTTTGAAGCGTCTGAACTTGGAGTGACTGATCCTTGATTTCCGCCTTGGTCTCTTCACGGTCCCTCTTGAGTTCTGCCAGATCAAAATAGGTGTCCAACAGTTCAAGCTGATTCGTCTCGTTCCGCGCGAGATTGATGAGTTCCCGTTGGCTGTGTATCTCTGCGTCAAAGAACTCCTGCCGAAAGCGGTCAATAGGGATTGAAAGTGGCTCCTCAGCAGTGCTTTCATCGTCGGAGACACGGTAGATTACGGGCGCAGAATTATATTCCCGAACAATCTCGTACTGATCGCCGGTGTTGCCCGTTAACCGGAGTCTTATGATACCATCGGGAGCAAGAGTCCATTTAATAAGTGCAGCACATTCAGCAGCGATATCTTCGGAACGAGGCTCGATATCTAACGCGTAACGAATATGCTCGAGCACAGATGATTTCCCTGTCCCCTTTCCACCAATGAGACTATTGAGATTCTTATTGAATTGTAGTTTCCGGGGCTCTAAGAACCCGTTTTCGACTTGAAGCGAATCTATGCTCATGTGCGTATTGAGTTGCCGCCGTACGGACACACGGGACTCAGGATCAGATAAAGCCATTCGAAATCCCTCAAATGTAGGAGCATCCATCTTGAGGTACGTACATCGTTCTCCAATGCTATCGAGGTTGTGTGCGTCAGATGAGCGAATGTGGGCGAATTCTGGGAAC
This genomic interval from Halalkalicoccus subterraneus contains the following:
- a CDS encoding TrlF family AAA-like ATPase; this translates as MSESQTPGGARFIKADLHIHTPESYDYQDDEAEPSDLIERFVEENIELVAITDHNTDGYYEELVEAAEAEPVTVLPGVEITTGQSGENQIHMTAIFPPDNAPAISGVMHEIGLGTDPETAIADATIPSICDTVREAGGLPILAHIDQNAGAHHELANRNNPTRQRTFDSDKVAALEIVSLDTADQFPEFAHIRSSDAHNLDSIGERCTYLKMDAPTFEGFRMALSDPESRVSVRRQLNTHMSIDSLQVENGFLEPRKLQFNKNLNSLIGGKGTGKSSVLEHIRYALDIEPRSEDIAAECAALIKWTLAPDGIIRLRLTGNTGDQYEIVREYNSAPVIYRVSDDESTAEEPLSIPIDRFRQEFFDAEIHSQRELINLARNETNQLELLDTYFDLAELKRDREETKAEIKDQSLQVQTLQNEVDQLIDKTHHYETLREQIEVMSEKGVDEYVEGQEEWEEERASLATAIEGVEEVDEKVGSMDLTDVINEISPTSGPNQELLEDANSIVENLRADIEELQESLKETVAEAQSEISEVREEWNRVNKKREREHSRLADEIHEEIDVDVDQFFEIRSEMHELRGVSEELETMRKELEKAKTQKDELFGDLAEARRALTEARQDGISALNGELNDVRVSLESQANRIEYIDWINHVLEGSGVYTRHKEAIAKTFEPRTLAEIVRTDDIDRLTEVADCPPTSAENFITHDDLNERLTELELLEVRDEPIFELNDGGWKSLDEMSDGQQCTTLLSITMIERDVPLIIDQPEDMLDNKFIFSEVVQLVRSIKHDRQIITATHNANIPVLGDAEQIIVMDANGQSGFYSTCGSIDNENVKMNTQSILEGGEQAFRDRNDKYRRSI